CAAGCATACGTACCGCGACATCGTCACGATCGCCGACCACCTGCACTATCTGGGAGCCACCCCGCACGGCGGCAACAGTAAATCCGACGCAGCCGGAGGCGGGCATGCGCACGCTGGTGCGATGATTTATCTTGGCGACAAATGGCCGCAGAAGTATCGCAACCAGTTATTCATGAACAACATCCACGGCCAGCGACTGAACGTCGACGTGTTGAAGCCGAATGGTTCCGGCTACGTTGGCAGCCATGGCCCGGACTTCCTGCTGACCGGCGACAAGGCCTCACAAATTCTCAACATCCGATACGGCCCCGACGGCAATGCTTGGATGATCGACTGGTACGACATGCAGGCCTGCCATCGCCGAGAATCCGAAGTCCACGATCGCACCAACGGCCGCATCTACAAAATCAGCTACGAAAGTAGCCATCACGCTCCGCGTGATGAAAGCAACACGAACGACTCACGATCGAATGGAAAAACCTCAGCTCAAACTGGTGCTGGCATCACGCGGAGCGTGATGGCTACTATTTCCAACGCAACCGACGCCGAGTTGGCGGAACTCGTTCTCCACAGGAACGACTGGTACGTTCGACACGGTCGACGGCTGTTGCAGGAACGAGCCGCAAAGGGCGCGATCGCCGGCGAAGCTGTCGCGAAGTTGGAGAAAATTCTGACGTCACATGACGACGACACTCGCCGTCTGCGGGCGGCCTGGGCTCTGCATGTGATCGGTGAACTTAATGCGAAGAATATTCAGACAATGCTGGCCGACAGCAGCGCGTATGTTCGAGGCTGGGGCGTTCAATTGGCGATGGAAGCCGCTCGCAACAAGCCACCACAGGAACTCATCGCACAATTCACGACGATGGCTCGCGAAGATGATTCGCCGGTCGTGCGGATGTATCTTGCTTCGGCGGCTCAGCTAGTTCCCGCCGGACAGCGATGGGACCTGCTGCAGAACCTGACCAGCCACGCAGAAGACGCATCCGATCACAACCTGCCGATGCTCTACTGGTACGCCGCCGAAGTATTGGCCGACGTTGACGCCACACGAGCACTCGCGTTAGCGATGTCGGCGGGCGAACAGATTCCGCTGCTACGAGAATTCATGCTGCGACGAATCGGCAGCGGTGGCGCACAAGCGTCGCTGCAGATTTTGGTGAAGGGACTCGGCGTGGCTCCGACCGATGACGTGAAGCTTACGTACCTCAACGCCATTCGAACGGCACTCAAAGGCCAGCGCAAAGCGAACGCGCCGGAGGAATGGGCGGACGTTTCGTCAGCACTGCTAAAAAGCGACAACGCCGATCTGCGAATTCAGGCGACGGCACTGGGAGTCACGTTCGGCGATTCCGCGGCGTTGCAGGCGATGCGAAGTCAGATCGAAGATGCTTCCGGCAATGAGAAAGATCGCCTGGTGGCTCTGCAATCATTGCTGGATTCAAACGATTCCGGATTGGTCCCGACACTGCAATCGCTGCTCAAGTCCGATGGTTCTCTTCGCGTCGCCGCGATTCAGGGATTGGCTCAGTACAACGACACTTCGGTGGCTCCGGCGCTGTTGTCGAACTACGAATCGTTCACACCAGACCAAAAGCGGATGGCTTTGGGAACACTTTGTGCGCGAGCCAGCTCGGGTGTCGCATTACTCAAGGCGGTCGAAGCCAAACAGATTGCCGGCACGGATTTGACGGCAGATCTTGTCAGGCAATTGCAATTCCTGAAGAACAAGGAAGTCAATTCGCTGCTGGAAAACGTCTGGGGAACGGCTCGCGAATCAGCCGCCGACAAAGTGGCGATGATCGCAGAATACAAAGCACTGGTGGAATCAACCGAACACCCCGAGCCGAACCTCGAAATGGGCCGAGCGGTCTTTGCGAAGACATGCATGAAGTGCCACATTCTTTATGGAGTCGGCAACAAGGTTGGCCCCGATCTGACAGGATCAAACCGTTCCAACATCGACTACCTGCTGAGCAACATCGTCGACCCGAGTGCCGTGATGGCAAAGGAATATCGCGCCACGATCATCGCAACGGAAAACGGCCGCGTCATTACGGGACTGATCAAAGCAGAAGATGCCAGGTCTGTCACGGTCCAGACCGGCGATGCTTTGGTTGTCGTACCCAAGGACGAAATTGAAGAACGAGTCGAAAGCGACAAGTCGATGATGCCGGACGATCAGTTGAAGCAATTCACGCCGCATCACGTGCGTTCGTTGATCGCTTACCTGCGAGCCAAACAGCAGAATCCGATGCTGGCGACAAAGGACAACGAGTCGACAATTTTCACCGGCAAAGACCTCACTGGCTGGTCAGGAACTGAAGGCCTGTGGTCTGTCGAAAACGGAGAACTCGTCGGTCGCACAAGTGGACTCAGACGGAACGAATGGATCGTCAGCGACCTGTCCGTCGACAACTTCCATCTGACACTGGAAGTGAAGCTGGTGGACAATGCCGGCAACAGCGGCATTCAGTTTCGCAGCCACGCCAAAGACGGCGAAGTCAGCGGCTACCAGGCCGACATCGGCAAAGGCTGGTGGGGCAAGTTGTACGAAGAACACGGCCGAGCTTTGTTGTGGGACAAGTCCGGCGAGCAGCACGTGAAACTCGGCGACTGGAACACGTACGAAATCATCGCCGAACGCAAACGCATTCGCACGCTGATCAACGGCCAGCTTTGCGTGGATCTGAGTGACCCCGACGGTGCAAAAAACGGCATCATCGCCTTCCAGCTTCACAGCGGCGGAAAAACCGAAGTCCGTTTCCGCAACATCAAACTGAACGTCTTCACACAGGAGATACAAAAGTAGCCATCACGCTCCGCGTGGTGCCAGCAACAGCGCCCGCGCCTCACTTTGCAAACCGCCCCAACAATTATTCCCTCCAACACACCTTCCAATCATCCGTCGTACCTGAACCGAGTTAAGTCCGTCTGCGAATTGCATTTCGTCACGGCGGAGCGTGACGGCTACTATGAAAGCTTCCCATGAAACTGCAGTTCTTTGTCATTACGGCTGTATTGCTTGCCGCGTCAACGTCGACGGCAGCGGACAAGCTGGACATCGTTATTTGTGGCGGCAGGATCGTCGATGGCACAGGCGCGCCTTGGTATGTGGCAGATGTCGGTATTGACGATGCGAAGATTGTTCGGATCGGACACATCGCTGCCGAAGACGGCGAACAGGTCATCGATGCCACCGGGTTGATCGTGGCTCCCGGTTTCATCGACATGATGGGACAAACGGCTTCGCCGATGGTCGAAGATCCCAAAACGGCCATCAACCTGCTGACTCAGGGGATCACCACGATCAACGCGGGTGAAGGCGGTTCGGCCGCTCCGCTTAGTAATGATGAGGGAAAGCACAAAGGCTATACGACCATGGCCGAGTACTTCACTCTGGTCGAATCCAAGGGGCTGCCGGTCAATGTTGTTCAGACCGTGGGGCATACTCAGGTGAGACGCATCGTCTTCGGTGACGCCGACAGACGTCCGTCTGCTGACGAACTCACAAAGATGCAGGACCTTGTGCGAGAAGGAATGGAAGCCGGCGCCATTGGCGTTTCAACCGCGTTGATTTACCCACCCGCCGTCTACGCAGAAACCGAAGAAATCGCGGCCCTCGCCGCGGCCGCCGGTGAATATGGCGGCCGCTATTACACTCATATGCGAAACGAGGGCGACAAGCTGCTGGAGGCGATTGATGAAGCACTTGAGATCGGTCGCCAGGGAAAAACGCCCGTTCATATCTTTCACCTGAAAGCCGCCGGTCGACAGAACTGGGGCAAGATGCAGCTCGCGATCGCCAAAATCAAAGCCGCTCGAGCCGCGGGTGAACAGGTGACAGCGGACATCTATCCTTACGTCAACAATGGTCTTGGCATCGCTGCACTGATCCACCCTCGGCATTTTGGTGAAGGGTACGACAAGCTTCGTCGCCGTTTAGACGATGCGGACCTGCGAGCGGAAATTCGCACAGAGATGGAAACCACCGCCGGCTGGGAGAACTGGTTTCGTCACGCCGGTCACGATTGGAATCGAATCATCATCGGGCGCAGCAACGTTGCTGACTATAAGGAGCTTGATGGTCAGTCGGTCGCTGCGATCGCAAAGGCGACTGATGAAGATCCGTGGGATGTGTTTTTCAAGTTGGTCAAAGCCGGAGCGTTCGCGCTGCCTGAAACGATGACCGACGCCAACAAGATTCTGGCCATGCAGCAGGACTTTGTTTCGTTCTGCACAGACGTTGGGCCTGCGGGAGGAAGTCGTTCTGCGTCGCACCCGCGAGCCTTCGGGGCGTTTCCACGAATGCTGTCAAAGTATGTCCGGGATCTCGGAGCAATCTCGTTGGAACGAGCGGTCGCTCAGGCCAGTGCTGCGGCCGCAAACGATGTGTTGGCCTACGATCGAGGCCGCATTTCCGTCGGACTTGCGGCTGACGTCATCGCGTTTGACTACGACCAGCTAACGGACCACGCCGACTTCGTGAATCCTCACGCCGTGTCGGAAGGCATGAAGCACGTGATCGTGAACGGGGTGAGTGTGCTGAAGGACGGCAAACAAACAGACGCTCGCCCGGGCCGAATTCTCCGTGGCCCTGGTTACAAACGGGAGACGGCTCCGCACAATGTAAAATCGGGCGAGGACGTCGCAGCGTTTGCCAGCTACGACAGGCATATGCATGACTTCATGCAAGAGCACCGAGTTCCCGGCGCTTCCGTCGCCGTCACAGATCAGGGCAAGGTTGTGTTCGCTCGCGGTTACGGTTACGCCGACGTCGCGACTCGCGAACAGGTTGATCCCGAAAGTCTCTTCCGGATTGCGAGCATCTCGAAGCCGATTACGGCAGTGGCGATTTTGCAATTGGTCGAAAAAGGCCAGCTGAAACTCGACGACAAAATTCTTTCGGTGCTAAATCATAGCGATGACATCAAGGCGGCGGGCGACGCATTCGATCCTCGCTGGGAGGACATCTCCATTCGGCATTTGTTGCAGCATCGCGGAGGCTGGGACCGTGGCAAGTCCTTCGACGCGATGTTCAAACCGATCGACTTCGCCAAACAAGTCGGCACTGACGCTCCCGCTGATCAGGCGACCATCATCAAAGCAATGTTCTCGCAGAAACTCGATTTCGATCCGGGCGAACGTTACGCGTATTCCAATTTCGGCTACTGTTTGTTGGGTCGAGTCATCGAAAAACTGACCCACCAATCCTATGAAGACTACGTGAAAGAAAACGTGCTCGCCCCAATCGGCATCACCACGATGCGAATCGGAGCCACGCACTTGCAAGGCCGAGCGAAGAACGAAGTACGCTACTATCAGCCCGGCAAAGGCAAGTCTGTGTTTCAGAAGACTCTGGGTCAGGAAGTCCCGTGGCAATACGGTGCGTGGCATTTGGAGGCAATGGATTCACACGGCGGCTGGATTGCGTCAGCAACGGACCTCGCCAAATTCGCCGCGGCCTTCGACGACCCTCAGCACTGCAAACTACTTTCCGCAGAGAGCATCAAACTGATGTACGAACGACCGCCGGGCTTGGCGGGGCACAAAGAAGACGGTACACCTGAAGATAAGTTCTATTCGCTCGGCTGGATCAATCGCGTCGTTGACGGTGGAAAACTCAATCACTGGCACACGGGTTCACTCAACGGCACCGCGACGATTCTTATCCGCCGACATGACGGCAAGAACTTTGTGGCATTGCTGAACTCGCGAGTCAGTCCGTCATCAGGACATCTCGGCCGAGACATCGATAGCCTGCTGCACAAGGCCGCCAATGACGTCACGGAATGGCCAGACAGTGCTCCCGATTCTGGCGGACACTGATTCTTACGACCGTAACTGCAGCGGAATGTGTTTTCGAAGAACCAATAGGAAACGAACCGTGCGACATATTACATTTCTGATTGTTCTATTGCTTGCCGCCTCGTCATTGCCCGATGCATGTGCTCAGCGTTCGCAACGCAAAATCAGCTGGGTGAACCCGAAGATCGCAAACGTCAAGGGGCTGGAGCACAAAGTGCTGGCCAGCAAGTCGCTCGGTCATGATGTTGGGTACGCCGTCTGGACGCCTCCGAAGTACGACGCAGACGAAGAGGTTCGCTATCCGGTCGTGTACTTCCTGCATGGGGCCGGCGGCACTGAAGCTTCGGATTCCGGTGGGTTCTCATCGCTCGTCGCCAGCGGCATTCGCAATGGCGCATTTCCGGAAGCGATTTGTGTGTTCCCGAACGGCGGGATGAGCGGTTATCGCGGAGAAGTCGAATCGATGATCATTGACGAACTGATTCCGCTGATCGATCGCGACTACCGAACCAAAGCAGAAGCATCCGGGCGAGCACTCGCCGGATTTTCCATGGGCGGGGCGGGTTCCGTGCGGCTGTCGATTCTGCATCCGGAACTGTTTTGTGCGGCTGGCAGCTGGGGCGGCGCTCTTTCGTGGCGTGGCAGCGGTGAAGACAGCCCGTTGCTTCCTGCAGCCAGGACCAGTGCCAAGAAACTGAAGTCAAACAAATTTGCCTTGCTGACAATCAACGGAGATCAGGACCGCCCCGAAGCGTTCGCTCCGCTGAACAAGATACTCAAGCCGCATGAGATTCCGCACAAGGTCGTGACGCTCGACGACACCAAACACAATCTCGGCCACTATTACGAACGGTCGGCCGACACCATGCTGGCGTTTCTGGCAAAACAACTTCGAGGCGACAACGCAGCAGCAACGGCGCCGAAGCGAACTGTGCGAGTACTCACGATTGGCAACAGCTTCGCCGGGAACGCGCGCAAGTATCTGAAGCAGATTGCGGCGGACGGCGGAGTCGACATGGTGATCGGCACCGCCAATCTGGGCGGCTGCACGTTGGAACGGCACGCGGCTTTGGCGAAGCAATCGGCCACGGACCCTGCCAACAAACCGTACACGCGCGTCGTCGGATCGAAACGCAGCAAGCTGAGCCTACAGGAATATCTGGTCGCCGATGAATGGGACTACGTCACGGTTCAGCAGATGAGTGCCCTCAGTTTTAAGCCTGAGACATACCACCCCCACATCGACGAACTGGTCGCCATCATTCGCGAACTCGCACCAAATGCCGAGTTGCTCATTCACGAAACCTGGGCCTACCGGCCGGATTCCGACCTGTTGAAAAAGTGGGGGATGACTCAGGCAGAAATGCACGCTGGCATCGTAAACGCCTACGGCCGCGTCGCAAAGAAATTCGACGCGAAGTTCATTCCCGTCGGTTCGGCATTCAATAAATATCGCACGACGGAAGGACGCAGAGTCGTGGTGCCAGACCCAGGCTACGACTTCGACAACCCTGTTCATCCCCAGCTTCCCGACCAATCAAACTCACTCGTCGTCGGCTGGTACTGGGACACAAAAGGCGAACAACCAAAACTACGCATCGACTTCAAACACGCCAACATCGCTGGCTGCTATCTGGCCGGACTCGTCTGGTACGAAGCTCTCACCGGCAATGACGCTCGTCAAATCGAGTATACGCCGCGTGGTATCAAAGAGGGCGACGAATCGTTTCTTCGCGAAGTTGCTCACTCGGTTTCGTTTAGCCGACACAGCGAACAAGCCAACTAATTGTGTTGATGATCTGCGTATTCGACGGACTCTATCTATGCCCTTGGTGAAATTCTTCGCTGCAGTCCTTGCTTTGGCTACGCTGCCGACTGATGCGGCAGAAATCCGAGTTGTGCCCACCTTTGAATGCGCGGGTCTGTATTGGAAAGCATCCGGCGGCGCGGACGATGTCAAATGCGACGTGCGGTACCGTGAATTGTCCGCAGCATAATGGAAAACCGGTTTCCCACTGTGGTTTGACGGGCGTGAGCATGAAAGGGGCGGTGAGTACCGCGGCAGCATTGTTCACTTAAAGCCCGGAACGTCCTACGAAGTTGAGCTCCGCGCAGGATCAGAGACTTCGCGGACGACTTTCGAAACCTGGTCTGAGAAGTTTTCAGTCGGCGAAACGCGCACCGTCCCAGCCGAATCACAACATCCGCTGGTCATTCGCGATTCCGGTTCCGCCGACGGTTACCTCGTTTTTCAACCGGGCAAAGACCCCTCGGCAACGATTGATGTCAGAAACCAGGCCGCGAACTGCATCCGCATTGAAGACGCCTCCCACATTATCATTCGCGGCCTCAACTTGCGGAATGCGGCAACTCATGCCATCGAACTTGTTGGCGACGTTCATGACATTGTCATCGAAGATTGCGACATCAGTGGTTGGGGGCGAATTGAAGCGGATGGTTGGGGCCGCAATTGTGACTCCGCCGTGTTCTCACGCAGCCGATCCGCCACGAGAATCATCGTTCAGAATAACCAAATCCATCATCCGCGAGGTGACTCCAACAATTGGACCGAACACCGTCCCACGCAGCGTGATCCTGCGAACCACCACCCCATCGGACCGCAAGCAATCTTTTTTGCCGAGAGCCTGGGCAATCATGTCATCCGCCACAACACGGTCTATTCCGACGACGACCACCAGTTCAACGACATTTTTGGCGCTGCCGAAAACTACAGTACCAAAGGGTTTCCCAACTGCGATTCAGACATCTATGGCAACCGGCTGAGCCATTGCTGGGACGACGCTATCGAATCCGAAGGTGCCAACTGCAACGTCCGGATTTGGGGAAATCACACCGACAAGACAATGGTTCACGTCGCCACGGCAACCACATCCGTCGGTCCGCTTTACATTTGGCGTAACGTCGCTGGCGAGACACGCCAAAGTCATGGAGCTGACTCAGACAACATGAAGCGCGGCGGGTTTCTGAAGACCAGCGACCGAATGGGTGGTGGCAGGATCTATCTGTTTCACAACACTCTGCTGCAGCCAAAGCCACCGCAGGGATTTCGAAACACTCTGGGAGCACAAATCGGGATGGGGCACGGCGGTGCGATGAGTAACACTGTCAGCCGCAACAACATCTTTCACACGTCGGCACGCGGTGGACCATTCAACGACCGAACCAACGATCCGTCGGGAGACTACGACTACGATCTCTACAACGGGCGGCTGCTGATTTCGTCGCACGAGCAACATGGAATTCCTGGCGTTCCGACCTATGCCCCACTTGCGGACCGTTCAGAAACTAAACTGCCGTTCGTGCTGTCCGCATCAAGTCCCGGCGTCGACGCTGGCGTAGAGTTACCGAACTTCAACGACGGCTATACCGGCAAAGCCCCAGACATCGGCGCCCACGAACGCGGCTTGCCCATTCCAACATTCGGCGCAATGTGGATACCGTCACCGGCACGGCGATAGGCGGCTTCGCCGAGGCCCGTCTGAGGTGGATATGCTGCTCTCTGCAACTGTGAACAGACTGGCGGGCAAGGTAGACTCGGCTTGCCCCTTCTGTTTCCATCTGGATTCAGAGAACCAAACAACTGCGGGCGTCTCAATTGCTTAGAAAGCCAGTAGCCTTCCTTACCCGCGCTGGATCAAGTGAATGGAACGGGACCGCACCTCATCTTTTCCAGATTCCGGACAAGTACATCCTTCCCGCAATGTGAAAGTCGAGCAAATGGACCGAAGGCAATTCCTCGCAGCGTCACCGATTGTGATCGGTGCTGGTGCGTCTGTCGCTTCCGCACAGGATTATTCTGACTACACCAAAGATCCGCGGCCCGATGTTCCGGAAGGTACTTGCACGGCGGGGTCTCTGGACGGCGAAGTCTTCGCGGGGCCGCCGGTTGTGTCCGGGCCGGGATCAGACTGTGTGTTTATCCTTCAGCCGCTGCAACGCACAGCGACCGGCCATCTGGAATACGCCGTTGAAGATGGGGAATGGAACCGAGTCGAAGCGTTGCACGCCGGCATGCGTCCGATGTCTGAGCATGTGCTGAAGTTTCGCTTGCCTTTGCTGCCGGCGGGGAAGCGGATTCGCTATCGCGTCGTCGCGCATACGATTGGCTGGATAAAGGTTCGACAGTTTTATCACGGCGTAATGCAGGCCGGAAAACCTCAGACGAGTTCAGAACGAGCATTCAATTCTCTGAACCCGGCCGCAGAATCAACAAGCTTCGCGGTGTGGAATGACACCCACGAAAACGACGAAACGATCGCAGCGTTGCAGAAGCAGACAACGGAACTGAAACCGGACTTCCTGCTGTGGAATGGCGATCAATCCAACGATTGTCACTTCGAGCGCGATATGTCAGGACAGTTCCTGACTCCTTCAGGCCTCGCAATCGCAGACCAAAGGCCGCTCGCCTACGTGCGTGGCAACCACGAATGCCGTGGCCCCGCCGCA
This DNA window, taken from Fuerstiella marisgermanici, encodes the following:
- a CDS encoding serine hydrolase, which produces MKLQFFVITAVLLAASTSTAADKLDIVICGGRIVDGTGAPWYVADVGIDDAKIVRIGHIAAEDGEQVIDATGLIVAPGFIDMMGQTASPMVEDPKTAINLLTQGITTINAGEGGSAAPLSNDEGKHKGYTTMAEYFTLVESKGLPVNVVQTVGHTQVRRIVFGDADRRPSADELTKMQDLVREGMEAGAIGVSTALIYPPAVYAETEEIAALAAAAGEYGGRYYTHMRNEGDKLLEAIDEALEIGRQGKTPVHIFHLKAAGRQNWGKMQLAIAKIKAARAAGEQVTADIYPYVNNGLGIAALIHPRHFGEGYDKLRRRLDDADLRAEIRTEMETTAGWENWFRHAGHDWNRIIIGRSNVADYKELDGQSVAAIAKATDEDPWDVFFKLVKAGAFALPETMTDANKILAMQQDFVSFCTDVGPAGGSRSASHPRAFGAFPRMLSKYVRDLGAISLERAVAQASAAAANDVLAYDRGRISVGLAADVIAFDYDQLTDHADFVNPHAVSEGMKHVIVNGVSVLKDGKQTDARPGRILRGPGYKRETAPHNVKSGEDVAAFASYDRHMHDFMQEHRVPGASVAVTDQGKVVFARGYGYADVATREQVDPESLFRIASISKPITAVAILQLVEKGQLKLDDKILSVLNHSDDIKAAGDAFDPRWEDISIRHLLQHRGGWDRGKSFDAMFKPIDFAKQVGTDAPADQATIIKAMFSQKLDFDPGERYAYSNFGYCLLGRVIEKLTHQSYEDYVKENVLAPIGITTMRIGATHLQGRAKNEVRYYQPGKGKSVFQKTLGQEVPWQYGAWHLEAMDSHGGWIASATDLAKFAAAFDDPQHCKLLSAESIKLMYERPPGLAGHKEDGTPEDKFYSLGWINRVVDGGKLNHWHTGSLNGTATILIRRHDGKNFVALLNSRVSPSSGHLGRDIDSLLHKAANDVTEWPDSAPDSGGH
- a CDS encoding DUF4886 domain-containing protein, with product MRHITFLIVLLLAASSLPDACAQRSQRKISWVNPKIANVKGLEHKVLASKSLGHDVGYAVWTPPKYDADEEVRYPVVYFLHGAGGTEASDSGGFSSLVASGIRNGAFPEAICVFPNGGMSGYRGEVESMIIDELIPLIDRDYRTKAEASGRALAGFSMGGAGSVRLSILHPELFCAAGSWGGALSWRGSGEDSPLLPAARTSAKKLKSNKFALLTINGDQDRPEAFAPLNKILKPHEIPHKVVTLDDTKHNLGHYYERSADTMLAFLAKQLRGDNAAATAPKRTVRVLTIGNSFAGNARKYLKQIAADGGVDMVIGTANLGGCTLERHAALAKQSATDPANKPYTRVVGSKRSKLSLQEYLVADEWDYVTVQQMSALSFKPETYHPHIDELVAIIRELAPNAELLIHETWAYRPDSDLLKKWGMTQAEMHAGIVNAYGRVAKKFDAKFIPVGSAFNKYRTTEGRRVVVPDPGYDFDNPVHPQLPDQSNSLVVGWYWDTKGEQPKLRIDFKHANIAGCYLAGLVWYEALTGNDARQIEYTPRGIKEGDESFLREVAHSVSFSRHSEQAN
- a CDS encoding metallophosphoesterase family protein, producing the protein MDRRQFLAASPIVIGAGASVASAQDYSDYTKDPRPDVPEGTCTAGSLDGEVFAGPPVVSGPGSDCVFILQPLQRTATGHLEYAVEDGEWNRVEALHAGMRPMSEHVLKFRLPLLPAGKRIRYRVVAHTIGWIKVRQFYHGVMQAGKPQTSSERAFNSLNPAAESTSFAVWNDTHENDETIAALQKQTTELKPDFLLWNGDQSNDCHFERDMSGQFLTPSGLAIADQRPLAYVRGNHECRGPAAWSLPEFTGSQNDEFYYGFRSGPIAALVMDTGEDKADSHQAFGGTAAYANMQQAQAEWLKQIVKEDWFKSAPHKILFCHIPLWIRRQKPGVFGGHSLCRKLWSPTLIDAGIKLVISGHTHTHHWMPIRDDQPVAQLIGGGPNPASATLIHGTADAKEIRLRVLKLDGTSAADIRLPA